In a genomic window of Pelotomaculum thermopropionicum SI:
- a CDS encoding Uncharacterized Fe-S center protein encodes MASKVFFADMRAGHKKSLLDKAEQLFEKAGLPELIKPKDLVAIKLHFGERGNTGYVRPQFLRRIVNRVKGLGGLPFLTDANTLYVGSRSNAVEHLQTAIENGFAYAVVDAPLIIADGLTGKDYVTVEVNRKHFKEVKIGSAAYHADALIAVTHFKGHELTGFGGALKNVGMGLGSRSGKQMMHSDVLPSVNPEKCTGCERCSQWCPAQAIGVRGRVSVVDENKCIGCGECTVTCPVHAISVNWKTEPGTAQEKIVEYVEGALKNKNGKYGFISFITNVSPDCDCYGWSDAPLVRDIGILASRDPVAIDQACVDLVNQAAVLPGSRLEGKAGAADKFRALHPEIDWSRQLAYAEEIGLGTRQYELVKV; translated from the coding sequence ATGGCTTCAAAAGTATTCTTTGCCGACATGCGGGCAGGCCACAAGAAAAGCCTGCTGGACAAGGCGGAACAATTGTTTGAAAAGGCCGGTCTGCCGGAACTGATCAAGCCGAAGGACCTTGTGGCAATAAAGCTGCATTTCGGCGAGAGGGGTAACACCGGTTACGTCCGCCCCCAGTTTTTGCGCCGGATTGTCAACCGGGTGAAAGGCCTGGGCGGCCTGCCCTTTCTTACCGATGCCAATACCCTGTATGTGGGAAGCCGCTCGAATGCCGTGGAGCACCTGCAGACTGCCATTGAGAACGGGTTTGCCTACGCCGTGGTGGATGCCCCGCTGATAATTGCCGACGGGCTTACGGGCAAAGATTATGTAACGGTTGAAGTGAACCGGAAGCACTTCAAGGAAGTTAAAATCGGTTCGGCGGCCTATCATGCCGACGCCCTGATTGCCGTCACCCACTTTAAGGGCCACGAGCTGACCGGCTTCGGGGGCGCCCTGAAAAACGTGGGCATGGGCCTGGGTTCCAGGAGCGGCAAGCAGATGATGCACTCCGACGTCCTGCCCTCGGTAAACCCGGAAAAGTGTACCGGCTGTGAAAGGTGCAGCCAGTGGTGTCCGGCGCAGGCCATTGGGGTAAGGGGCAGGGTATCGGTGGTCGATGAAAACAAGTGCATTGGCTGCGGGGAATGCACCGTCACCTGCCCGGTGCATGCAATCAGCGTCAACTGGAAAACCGAGCCGGGCACCGCACAGGAAAAAATTGTGGAGTATGTTGAGGGGGCGCTGAAGAACAAGAACGGCAAGTACGGCTTTATCAGCTTTATCACCAATGTTTCGCCCGACTGCGACTGCTATGGCTGGAGCGATGCCCCCCTGGTCAGGGACATCGGCATCCTGGCCTCCCGCGACCCGGTTGCCATTGATCAGGCCTGCGTCGATCTGGTTAACCAGGCGGCGGTGCTGCCCGGCAGCCGTTTGGAGGGTAAAGCGGGCGCGGCGGATAAATTTCGCGCCCTTCACCCGGAAATAGACTGGAGCCGCCAGCTTGCCTACGCCGAAGAAATCGGCCTGGGCACCAGGCAGTACGAGCTGGTGAAGGTGTAA